The segment TGTAGCTGCAGGACCAAGCGCTTGCAGAAAATCTCCATATGCATCAATTTCACAAGTTAGAGGactattttctttaaaaaactgTAAAAGTTTTTTGGCTACATCCATTCCGAAGAAGAAAGCACTGTCTGTGTATGACATATCTCCCTTGAAGGCTACTTCTTCAGAGAAGGTCAAGTTGCTAAGCACAGCACCATGCTCATACATCTGAGTGATCTTGGGTTTCTGCAGCACCTTCAAACACCTCATACTCCTGATATGCTTTTTTGGATctacatttttttcattctcCACTACATACACTCCATGCTTGGTTCCTATCTGTACTGGGGAGGGGTGGGCTAGTGCACTGAATCCATTATAGCAGAATGACCAGTATTTTGAATCCTCAAAAGGTCCAAGGTCATACACTAGTATATCATCTGCACATGCCACAAAAACTCCTGGTGGCATGTTGGGAATGAATGGCATGTACATGGCTAGTTTGAGGTCCAACATCTGGTAGACTGGGTCCCCATGAGGGATTGGTGAGAATATTTTGCCCAAGCAACTGGTGCTGGGCATCCGCTTACTCTGACCTCCAGCATGAATCAACAGTATTTTCTTCCCGAACATTTCTTCTCCCAGACAAAGGTCCAGAAAGCCCAGCACCACCATTGTAGATCCTCCATTACCTAAGATTAAATGGAAATTACATTCAGTCAGCAATGGTGCTAAACCTGAACACTCTAAAACATGTTTTGCATACTTATGAATTCTCATGTACTCAATTTTACATCCAATTCTGATTGTTTGAAAATCCAGATGAATAAGAGGCCCATTGGCTGTTAAAGTTAAAGTCATCTGAATACCACACAACCAAAAATTAATGAAGAAGTGTTGCATGTTAATTGAATTGTACAATGGAAATATTGCATCTTTTAGCTGGATTTCATAATGATTTAGGAAAGCTTGTGTTTAGAAAGTTTTTATATAAAGATGAAAAATATTCAGTCATCATTACATCAGTTATCAACCTGATGTATGGATATTGATAGATGAACCATACCTATCTTTGGCCCTGGAGGATCTGCCACTACATAAATAGGGAGATTCAAAGGCAgctcttttctttttcttttgctttcAATTTGCAGTTCAAATACATGCTTCTGTGCATAGTCTGCTGTTGTAATGACGACAACATCCCAAAATGCAGCATTGTTTGAATTTTTGTCCTTTcctaaggaaaaaaaaaagaattttatgaCTCATTGTGTAAGCATTATTTAGACCATGcgcattattattttaaaatcaaaatttcacttGATATTCTAAAGATGCTAAGGTTTCGTGATGGGGTTTTGGAAAtgttgattgtgatgttttCAATTTACTGGGGGTTTTTTATATAAAGAAATCACAAAACCATTTTATATGCTGATCATTAAACCATTTCCTCAACTTTTGAAGAGAAAGCCCTATTtcttgcaaataagatcataaattcaaatcttgcacTTTGAATCCAAATCACAAAAGGACAATTTTATAAAGAACTCTTTAACATTTTTGGTTAGCTCAAAACATAGTACTATGCCTATTAGCTGGTTCCCCGTGAGAAAAGAACCATACTAGAAGTAAAATTTTTGACTGAATGTCACTACACAATACAAAGCATTACAACTTACCTCTTATTTTTTCATAATCAGAAAACACATTCTTCATAAATGTTGCAATTCCTGTGTCCATGGGTATGGGAACATCTTTTGAATTATTATCTACAAAAGACATAATAGCATTTCTGTCTGTTaaatattgtacagtgtaaGTCCAAATTAATATGAAACCTGTTTTCTGATACACTGCCTTCCATGAATCTGCAAGCAAATTGAAGCAATGTTCACTAAGACTAAGATAGGTCTCAAAACAACATCTTtgataaattataattttgaatacacaagatttttttttcaaagcttTACCTAAGTTACCATCCTATGCTTCATCATTTTAACCATAGGACTATTCATCTCTTGTTCTAAATTAGAGTCTAAAAGTGAAAGTTTTGAGTCTTTCAGATGAGATGAGATCATAAAATCCCAAGTCTCATGTAATGCTGTTATGGAATGATAATGAACTCTAACTGCAATAATTTGGCACATCACCTACAACATGAATAATATATTCTCCTTCGACATTTTTGTCACCAAATATTATGATTACTAgtcataaattcaatatgttGATGGTCCTACTGATGGGGTGGGTTCCTCAATTAGACCTGCCCATTCATGTTATATACATGCACCACTGTGTGAAAACTATGGTGATTGCCATATGGATTGATCCTAATATTTCACAAAATCCTCATTTTGAATGACACATCAGTAAAAATCATATGCATTTTGGTAAACCATGGGATTTTGGTTATTTCTCATAtaatcatcaatttatttgacaCCCTAATGATGATTCAGAAAGTAAAAACATTGATTTGTGCTACTGGCATCATGCAACTAATTTCATTCATGATATGTACTATATACTTAATCCTTGCTAAATTAAAGTACAATACTGAGGGCAGATAAATGTAatgattttaatgaacattGTGGTGATAGTATTGGACAAAagactgtaaaagtggttatttacgctgggggttaAGTACACGGTTTTTTAAGTCCAACATTACGCAAGGGGGGAAAATATGCGATAACTGAATATAAgatgtatattatatcaaatactTATAACTATACAAATGGGGGAAATTTATGAGCTTATTACATGACCCCGTAATTTTGTAAATTACCCCCACGCTTAAATAACCAATTTTACAGTACTTCCTGCTTTTACATATCCCTACCAGTTATATTAAGTGAGTGACATTGTTATGTTGAATTTACCCAAGAATATGGACCCATCATACATTAACCACAGTGATAAACTATGACATCAAACCGAATATTGAATGCAGACAATGACATCACATCTGCTTGGCTTTGTCCCAGCATCAATTAGCAGGATTTACTGCCACACAAATAACAAATGTTCCCGATCAATTTGAGTCTAGCTCAATCAGACTCTTCTGGCCACAGCTTTGTTCTTGCCAGGAGGAGCCTACCTAGCAAAAGTAGAGTCGCTACCAGATGCAGATTACTGGGGCTTGTCTTCcggattttggaaaaaaatcaaacgtAAATAAGAAATAAGAATCCTCTTTAAAATCCCCTTCGAAGTTGTTTTGGTAATGATGTTGACACGTTTTGGTAATTTATACACCAGGGTTCGACACTAACACTAGTCTGATAGCCCGAAGCTAGTAAATTTTGCACCGGACTATCAGAAGATCAGTTACGAGTAGTCCAGTGGactaataaaaaatttaaaacctaaTGTCAAATCTTGAACGCAACCGAATCAATTCTGCCCTTAGAAAAATATAGCTCATAATTGCACTGCAATTGAAGCATACAATCTACACCCAAAACGTCATGGTTTAATAAATAAATCCGTAAAATCAGAGGCTTAAAGAAGTTTATCAGAAGGTAATTTTGCAACAGAAATGCAGGATTTTGCTTCTAGACTTTGAAAAGTTTTCGCGGTAGGCCCCCCCGCCACCATAGGGGGAAAGTCCAAGGGGATATCCAGGAATTACAGTTAGGGGGatgcaactttatgaggcagaggTCTGGGGGCGAAGGCCTGGTGGGggagctcctggattttacagattttatagggcttcaAATATGTCTCTTAAGTAGcaatttttaataatttctgtcatttttgaatttttaatagagggaaatcaataaaatgatgcaaattttaagttgtttttttaaaagacaaaatgtaagttctctcaataaaagtaattcaacaaatcaaaagattttaattgtcatttattgctttgagagtggaagaaattattgcttcttttatcgtttacatttttatacgcccacGTAAAAATGCAGATGTATTATGTTATACTGCTgtcgtccatctgtctgtctgtcccttTAACTTTGTCTTTGCAACTCCTCCTAACCCTTTGggagattttgatgaaacttaattggtacaaagaaagatcacaatgtggagctgtgcatattgcaaggggaatgctgtccaatgttttttttaaaggttgtggcccttggacttaattttttctattcaaaatactttgtcttcgcaacttctcccctttgggggattttaatgaatttcgatacaaagaaagatcacaatgtggggGTGTGCATACTGCAAGGAGAATtgctgtccaatgttttttTAAAGGAGTTACGGCTCTTggacttgttttgtttttctctattcaaaatactttgtcttcgcaactcctcctaaaccctttgggggattttgatgaaacttggttcAAAGAAAGATCAAAATGTGGaaatgtgcatattacaagctatttttgaaggagttagggcccttggacttagatttattttatgcaagtaccttgtctttgcaactcctcttaaaccctttgggggatttcaacgaaacttagtacaaaggaagatcacaatgtgtagCAGTGCATATTACAATGGAAATGCTgtcccactatttttgaaggaatTACAgtccttggacttagatttgTTTAATGCAAACTACATTGATATTGCAACTTTGACGAAATCCTTTTGTGGATAATCCTTTCCTACATATTCAAATTCCTGGGTCAATAATGTATGCAGGTGTATCATGTACCGGTTTAGTGGTGTccttttttctaaacaaaagacCAAGAtataccttaaatttgaaaaatcttcgggggtgggggtggggggggggggtgcaaatGGCTGGGCCCCCTTAACTTTGCCACTGATGCCCCATCCCACACTGCCCGCACCCCCTCAATGCTTGTCGCTTTGTGACTTGGCAACTGCCATAGGCAGTCAGACAAGGTAATGACTTAGCAGGACTAGTTAATTACAGAATCTTCTGTCCTTTGGACTACCAGggtgaaaaaattaaatataaaacacTGTACACCGTTTCAAtactatttagtcgtattacggttttatatgtatttatttgctaaaacctgttacaatgataattatactattcactttgaacaaaatgagtgtttaaattacgaattgcacgttagagtcttctattattggcattcaaaataaaacacgaataactgttgaagcaggtaatgaaaaaataaatggcggcgcccatatggatcacgaaaatttcagtgaacgtgtatagagattatctctttttcttttgctgattttgacttttttcttttacatacgtgttacctttagagccttgcttcgcggacgggccttgggcccgtccgagcttcgctcggtatcattgtaacaggttttagcaaataattacatataaaaccgtaatacgactaaatagatgaacgagttcatgaggttctttaaataagaatatacgataaaattacggttgcatttttaccattttgaatttattggttaattttatttagttttataacggcctttttcattgcatacggaatgtattattgttgtttataatagccgtgtttcgagttactccggaacacccgggatttttcgtatttagccacgccggtcacgtgatatgagcaaaatgttccacaggggtacttccggttaattttgtttacactggtaacaaaattgtttttgacaaaatatagattttgcgGCACAAACTGTCGCAAATCAGATAAAGGATAGCAagggatatatatttacttgggAATATGTCAAAGTTTACCTTTTCCCAAACCCGGGAAAAGCGTTCACGCAGAGGAAACGATGGTGTCATTTGTGTAGAAAACCACGAGCAGCCGAAATTGAGTGCGATTATTACATTCCGTGAAAGCTGAACCAACAAAGAAACATCATTGTTCTAGCCAGTTTGCTtatattaacttttaggaaaaccaaGAGGTTATAATATAGACTGTGCAAAATCTTGTCAATCTTTAAGAATAGGTATACTTGTACCCTCATCCACATCTGAGCAGTGTATGCATTTTACAACGGTGTTCATATGACATTAAATAGagaatttcaattatgaacTTATGGTTCAggctcataaaaattatgaagcaatttcacaagggagtgagggggggggtatatatatctgctaatgaaataaaatatgagaaCACCAGATAATATATCCCTACGGATCTATACTAGAATTTGCATGATCATTTATTCAAGCTCCATACTGATGGTTCATTcactgcaaaattttgaattatatcaaagaacattgatcttttctccaacttttaataccaatcaagcacaggcaatatgcatcgcttggggtcgaatttactattaaagagtactctttaatagtaaattcgaacacaagtgatgcatattgcctgtgcaatcaaggtactttacatgtacatcagatatgtacatttccactCAAACCACTTGTATACAAGAATTGAACCAGCTGAACATGAGCcaggttatatattatatatttgctctcctacccctttgattcagtactgtgtaaggaaatatactattgagtatatatattttttaaaaagaataacaaagaacaacaattttcattcatattttattcaacatatatatacacaggttgaaaacaatggctgatctgcatataatgactgctagttattggctggtatgcagtgaaagggagctaaaaaggagtaaaaagttcatatcagccaggtgagaattaatttcttcttttttgtgtgttatacatatgtaattcttttcttttgctgcttcaaatcttgtgtatttgaaaattttcagtctaaTATTTGGCAATGTTATAGGTAGTGTGGTTTAAATAAACCAGTGTTAAGGAATATCCAGTAATGACATGACATCATGAGAGTTTGGCATACCGACATTCAGatgattaatgatgaaactGAAGACCTCAAATGAAAGGCATGGAAAATTATCCTGTTCCCATTAACCTGAAAAAGAGGAGGGATGCcacaatattgataatagacttttgtcaatttgagaagcaaagatgtaaaaaaaataataaaataaataaataatgatgaaattataattcatgtatttgttaaaaatactgttcactgtacatacatgtatatttttttaacttatttggaaatacatgaagtaattcatattaaaactgaatgtatgagttttcatgatttttatcaataaagcttaccatatttattgtacatatatctgATTTCCCCTATACATTGTAGTCATATGAGAGCTTGCTTGCATTCTGTATAAAGCCGAGTTAAACAACTTCAAAATCTACCcaacatgttttaaatgaagagaaaagattcttcctaatttcttttttttttctttcaattttgttcataaatttatatttaagtcaattcacctttttcaaacttttgatgcaTATGACGGATTTCCTCTGTATTGCTATATCTATCAggcccagcacaatctctatatttagctatatagttttataaagctatttcaaacagcttcattaagctagtttcgattaaatttcttaagtgcaatgacacataacaatatacatgtactttgaactaACCACAACACTATTCTAGGTATAGATCATAtgtcattttaagaattttcatgaaaagagaatttcttttgtattgataactgtcCACTGCCTTATGTGTGTCGAAGCTTTGATAAGtatatgatgactttacaatgttgaatctgtaacaacttaataatcctaaacatttgacaattttgaatcaaaattcttcctaaggtacatagtttaagaagctttttttgtttacagtgtgttgtttcaagtacaaggatgaaatattttaacttagaaattcaatatttatgctttaaaaatatatttgatagaagatttgaaatagttatatcaagcaatttcaattagctttaaaaagctatatagcttgattagcatatttatatagctaattatactagagattgtgctggaccaGTCTATGAGCAcataattgaaattatgttgctgaaaggaataatattaccttaatcatgatcagatatatattttgttcagtgatataaatatgagcagtaatcacaaatacctactggattgtgaaaagtcaataaaattactacaacaataaatagtcatgctaaaaattcttccaattacatgagtatatcattagaagtcaaactccaaagacTTAATTTGTAACACAAGTATtagttgataaataattattttcaaattcaatctaattaaaattatatctttgatccgctcatgcaatcACTACACAAAGGACTATACACCAGTTTCATAACAAGTGCAGTCTTTTCTTAGAGATCAGCTGAGCATAGttaaaattcaagtaaattaaaagtcgaatcaatctaattaaaattagatctttgatccgctcatgcaatcgctacactttgtgtagcgattgcatgagcagatcaaagatctaattttaattagattgtttcaAATTAGACAGCATATTGACTATACCCAAGTAGATAATTTTATCCTCACTCACATATGGCTATACCATTGCACTTAGAAACCCAGTCTAATTCAATCTAAActagctttaaataataaagccatttcaaatacctataatattatagctaatctattacttttcactgtgtattgtcattatctatattttatatcaataattatcaggtccagtccaaagactatttctacctaggtagctataagtagctacataggtatttaaacctactccaggtagctatttttacctacgttttcctttacttgcatttcgtggccaaacgcaggaacggcgcaacatggtgtgtaccaaatttcttgattcacttgtACTGacaatgaataccacaaaaatattggacaaaaaaatgattactttcaaatttgcatcaataactgcaCCCACTTCCATTCTCTAGGAACTTAGGATCAAAGATACatgataagaagtctagaatgttttacaaatctttattaattttaaagttaacattcatgcactcttacattaaaagtttttgagtcgatttttcatgcaatttcctctacattttccaccctcgtaaagtatttaaatttacactccgaattttgtcatgtacatgcacaacatgatacataaaacgactgacctgtttaaaagatgtgccttaattattatttatttatatctttaaaaacatgtaaaagtagctactttaagtagctttaaatacctaggtagctattaatagcttcgtaggtagaaatagtctttggaatgGACCTggttatatatgttacatgtttatgcccattttggccctgatttggtaacgtaaattctatttcacataGGCCCTATAGACTGTACTGGACCTAATGCCTGCTTTATGAAGCAgtgcacattgtgttttgtttaatcatatatatatataatgtcgtcataattttcattttacctgtTTGATAGGTTTCAGTGAGTTTAATACGTTCTTTTCCTTTACCCCTCCGGTTACTAGACAGCTGGGCCTTGTGTGAGTTACACGACATCGTCTTCTTCTGTTCTTGACGAAGTCTTTCGTTGTATTTCGTAGATCAATAGTAGCTTATCAAACgctcataaacaaatatgtaccgcatacaccccaaactattaaatgtgtatttcaatttcatgatgatcGACAAAATTAAGCCTAGGCCTAATACACGAAGTGTCGACTGTTGGTTTACAAAGGTAAACAAcgataaaccggaagtaaccctgtggaacatttttgacgcggcgtgactaaacacagaataaacactgtgttccggagtaactcgaaacacggctattgtttgctttgaaaaagagaaaaaggttgaggctaaatgtgacgtcacaatacacagtttacgtcgccttgtgtCTTATTTCCCGCGtccaatgaataggcggatcctgtaaaactgttgtccccatataaacccctttaatattaaGATGCtactgggtttttagcgcaaggaaaatttcattaaaaatatatatttttaaatgaatcataacctaccatacttaacggaattatgattaccacttgggacactccaatgaccattacatgcttcgc is part of the Ostrea edulis chromosome 2, xbOstEdul1.1, whole genome shotgun sequence genome and harbors:
- the LOC125680505 gene encoding fucose-1-phosphate guanylyltransferase-like, with amino-acid sequence MENKKDENNHNNSKDVPIPMDTGIATFMKNVFSDYEKIRGKDKNSNNAAFWDVVVITTADYAQKHVFELQIESKRKRKELPLNLPIYVVADPPGPKIGNGGSTMVVLGFLDLCLGEEMFGKKILLIHAGGQSKRMPSTSCLGKIFSPIPHGDPVYQMLDLKLAMYMPFIPNMPPGVFVACADDILVYDLGPFEDSKYWSFCYNGFSALAHPSPVQIGTKHGVYVVENEKNVDPKKHIRSMRCLKVLQKPKITQMYEHGAVLSNLTFSEEVAFKGDMSYTDSAFFFGMDVAKKLLQFFKENSPLTCEIDAYGDFLQALGPAATSDYINNTSNVTHLTPSLVHTRLKIFELLKGTDISLLLMNTSKFIHIGTTKEYIHHFCFDTKLQSELGLEKDCFNIFTENEPSAKKQRLSDTGSGCIMHSCLPTGCFVSSNTVVEYCHFEFPLHVGQNSIISNCAVLEEELTESPPPHSQIPHNIFLHTVAVKHQEKTKYATVVFHVDDDLKRKVPISEVSSASYLGYDIQRFIENCKLTQFELDEHTGGVESEEETQPLTSLWQMSLFPLESSMTRSLMLALTTIKASQGNHPNLVDLSNYDIVSMEEILEHKDVKVMLKFRENLFSKISMA